GTTTACTGATACCTCCGCTGTTGTAATTCCAATCGGGCAACAAACCTCCCATACGGTATTCAATTTCTATGCTGTTGCCATATTCCAATTTCAGTTTTCGTAGTTGTGGCTCAATGCCCCAACAAGAAGAACAAATCGGGTCTGTAAAATAAATGACTTTAACTGGTTTTTCTATGCTTGGAGAAGTAGCGAATTTTGTTTTTGTTGTGCTGTCAGGTATTCCACATATTCCTTCGACAGGGTCACACATTAGCGGATTATTATTTTCTTCCATTTCCTTACTTTTTTGAGCTTGGCAACCTAAGTTGCCAAGCATTATTAATATTATGAATACTTTTTGAGTTAATCTCATTTTTGAAATAGTTGTAGTGAAAATGCAGTATTAGCAAACTCATCTAATCGGGTAATCAAATCGTTTTCTACGGTATAGACTTGCACCCATTTTTGTTCTAACACTTCACCATTACTTTTTATTTTTTGCTTTTCGCTACCTAAAACAATAACGGTGTTTTGGTCAGCTACAATTTTAGTTACCTGAAAATCCAAAACATCTACATTAGACACAATGTTAGTAATGAATTTTACTGCTCCTTCTTTACCTTTATACGTTCCATTATATGGA
This window of the Bacteroidota bacterium genome carries:
- a CDS encoding nuclear transport factor 2 family protein, which encodes MSQETTKALNVVQEMLTAFGKGDMEALQKTLSDDTIWIYHGTDGIPYNGTYKGKEGAVKFITNIVSNVDVLDFQVTKIVADQNTVIVLGSEKQKIKSNGEVLEQKWVQVYTVENDLITRLDEFANTAFSLQLFQK